A region of Solea solea chromosome 7, fSolSol10.1, whole genome shotgun sequence DNA encodes the following proteins:
- the LOC131462052 gene encoding mitochondrial intermediate peptidase-like: MSPCQRLLSFVKHRSLWTHVHRNVTTWSPVGAAFNARPTRRVDLFEKSGGLFGVPELNCPAGFQAATRTALKDTELLVQKTCSCIPGAETVESFDQLSDGLCKVADLADFVKVAHPDPAFREAAEKTCVEIGTVVEKLNTNVELCRSLKDLLDDPDIVAQLDPDTRRVAELFMFDFEISGIHLDDKLRKEAVALHVKLLDLSNEFLVGSHMPNRIARSVIPEHLHLHFANEGSFIQVSGLHADTPDDLVREIAYRIYLYPNADLLKCLEELLKCRYKMAKLVGYESFAHRALKGTMAKTPETVMSFLQMLTDKLSDRTAQDFKMMSDMKKKLNPRNSELMPWDHPFLSGVLRAERYNIEPSLYSPYLSLGACMEGLNNLFSQLYGVSLMSEHPSAGELWSEDVRKLAVVHEKEGLLGYIYCDFFQRSEKPHQDCHFTIRGGRWCRKTGQYQLPVVVLMLSLPHPTKSAPTLLTPGMMENLFHEMGHAMHSMLGRTRYQHVTGTRCATDFAEVPSILMEYFATDYRVISQFARHYETGQPLPVSMVSRLCESKKVCGAADIQLQIFYAVLDQIYHGKPQKHSTTEILKEMQQKFYGLPYTSNTAWQLRFSHLIGYGAKYYSYLMSRAVASMVWRQCFVQDPLNRDMGERYRREMLAHGGAKEPMLMVEGMLQRRPSIEDFVDALVSELNPNFETFIMDSES, from the exons ATGTCCCCGTGTCAGAGGTTACTTTCCTTTGTGAAGCACAGAAGCTTGTGGACGCATGTTCACAGAAATGTCACCACATGGTCTCCTGTTGGAGCTGCTTTCAATGCCAGACCTACCAGGAGAGTGGACCTGTTCGAGAAAAGCGgg GGGTTGTTTGGGGTGCCAGAGCTGAACTGTCCTGCAGGCTTCCAGGCTGCCACAAGGACAGCTCTCAAAGACACTGAGCTCCTGGTCCAGAAAACTTGTTCTTGTATTCCAGGGGCTGAGACTGTGGAGTCTTTTGACCAGCTATCAGATGGTTTGTGTAAGGTGGCTGATCTG GCCGACTTTGTTAAAGTCGCTCATCCAGACCCAGCGTTCCGCGAGGCAGCGGAGAAAACCTGTGTAGAAATTGGCACAGTTGTGGAGAA GCTGAACACTAATGTTGAGTTATGCAGAAGTCTGAAGGATTTGCTGGATGATCCAGACATAGTGGCTCAGCTGGACCCTGACACAAG ACGAGTAGCAGAGTTGTTTATGTTCGACTTTGAAATCAGTGGAATCCATCTAGATGACAAACTG AGGAAAGAGGCAGTTGCCCTTCATGTGAAGCTGTTGGACCTAAGCAATGAGTTTTTGGTTGGCTCTCACATGCCCAACAGGATTGCAAGGTCTGTGATTCCTGAACATCTACATCTACACTTTGCAAATGAAGGAAGCTTCATCCAAGTTTCAGGACTGCATGCAGACACCCCAGATGACTTG GTGCGAGAAATTGCCTACAGGATTTACCTCTATCCCAACGCAGATCTGCTGAAGTGTCTGGAAGAGCTGCTGAAGTGCAGATACAAAATGGCCAAACTTGTGGGCTACGAGTCCTTCGCACACAGAGCCTTAAAGGGAACAATGGCCAAAACACCAG AGACGGTGATGAGCTTTCTTCAGATGTTAACAGACAAGCTGTCCGACAG AACAGCACAAGACTTCAAGATGATGAGCGACATGAAGAAGAAACTCAACCCTCGTAATTCT GAGCTCATGCCCTGGGATCATCCGTTTCTCAGTGGTGTCTTGCGTGCAGAAAG GTACAACATTGAGCCAAGTCTATACAGTCCCTACTTGTCTCTGGGAGCTTGTATGGAGGGTTTAAACAACCTCTTCTCGCAGCTCTATGGTGTCTCCCTCATGTCTGAACATCCTAGTGCTGGTGAGCTGTGGAGCGAGGATGTCCGCAAACTG GCTGTGGTACATGAGAAAGAGGGATTACTGGGATATATCTACTGTGACTTTTTCCAACGGTCAGAGAAACCTCATCAG GATTGTCACTTCACCATCCGTGGAGGCCGTTGGTGCCGTAAAACTGGTCAGTACCAACTGCCAGTTGTGGTACTGATGCTGAGTTTGCCCCATCCCACCAAGAGCGCCCCCACCCTGCTCACTCCGGGCATGATGGAGAACCTGTTCCATGAAATGGGGCACGCCATGCACTCCATGCTGGGACGCACTCGCTACCAGCACGTCACAG GAACCAGATGTGCAACTGACTTTGCTGAAGTCCCCTCCATCCTCATGGAGTACTTTGCAACTGACTATCGCGTCATCAGTCAGTTTGCACGCCATTATGAAACTGGACAG CCGTTGCCTGTGAGTATGGTGTCGCGACTGTGTGAGTCAAAGAAGGTGTGTGGAGCCGCGGACATCCAGCTGCAG ATTTTCTATGCCGTCTTGGACCAGATATATCATGGCAAACCTCAAAAGCACTCCACCACAGAAATCCTGAAAGAGATGCAGCAGAAATTTTACGGCTTGCCCTATACATCTAACACG GCATGGCAGCTGAGATTCAGCCACCTGATTGGCTATGGGGCCAAATACTACTCCTACCTCATGTCCCGGGCTGTGGCCTCAATGGTGTGGCGACAGTGCTTCGTTCAGGATCCTTTGAACAG